The following proteins are co-located in the Anomalospiza imberbis isolate Cuckoo-Finch-1a 21T00152 chromosome Z, ASM3175350v1, whole genome shotgun sequence genome:
- the AK6 gene encoding adenylate kinase isoenzyme 6 isoform X1, protein MRRPNVLITGTPGVGKTTLGKELASRAGLSYVNVGDLAKEGELYEGFDEEYDCPILDEDRVVDELEARMCEGGVIVDYHGCDFFPERWFHIVFVLRTDTSCLYQRLESRGYMGKKLQDNIQCEIFQTLYEEAVLSYKKEIVHQLPSNTPEDLERNLDQIEQWIEQWMKDNN, encoded by the exons ATGAGGCGGCCGAACGTGCTGATCACCG GCACGCCGGGAGTCGGGAAAACCACGCTGGGAAAGGAGCTGGCCTCCCGAGCGGGGCTGAGCTACGTCAACGTGGGGGACCTGGCCAAGGAAG gagagctCTACGAAGGGTTCGACGAGGAGTACGACTGCCCCATCCTGGATGAGGACAGG GTGGTGGATGAGCTGGAGGCCAGGATGTGCGAGGGAGGGGTGATTGTGGATTACCACGGCTGCGACTTCTTCCCCGAGCGCTGGTTCCACATCGTGTTCGTGCTGCGCACTGACACGTCCTGTCTTTACCAGCGGCTGGAGAGCAG GGGCTACATGGGCAAGAAGCTGCAGGACAACATTCAGTGCGAAATTTTTCAGACTCTGTATGAGGAAGCTGTGCTGTCATACAAAAAGGAAATTGTACACCAGCTGCCCAGCAACACTCCAGAGGACCTGGAGAGAAATTTGGATCAGATTGAGCAATGGATTGAGCAATGGATGAAGGACAACAACTGA
- the AK6 gene encoding adenylate kinase isoenzyme 6 isoform X2 codes for MRRPNVLITGELYEGFDEEYDCPILDEDRVVDELEARMCEGGVIVDYHGCDFFPERWFHIVFVLRTDTSCLYQRLESRGYMGKKLQDNIQCEIFQTLYEEAVLSYKKEIVHQLPSNTPEDLERNLDQIEQWIEQWMKDNN; via the exons ATGAGGCGGCCGAACGTGCTGATCACCG gagagctCTACGAAGGGTTCGACGAGGAGTACGACTGCCCCATCCTGGATGAGGACAGG GTGGTGGATGAGCTGGAGGCCAGGATGTGCGAGGGAGGGGTGATTGTGGATTACCACGGCTGCGACTTCTTCCCCGAGCGCTGGTTCCACATCGTGTTCGTGCTGCGCACTGACACGTCCTGTCTTTACCAGCGGCTGGAGAGCAG GGGCTACATGGGCAAGAAGCTGCAGGACAACATTCAGTGCGAAATTTTTCAGACTCTGTATGAGGAAGCTGTGCTGTCATACAAAAAGGAAATTGTACACCAGCTGCCCAGCAACACTCCAGAGGACCTGGAGAGAAATTTGGATCAGATTGAGCAATGGATTGAGCAATGGATGAAGGACAACAACTGA